The following nucleotide sequence is from Catonella massiliensis.
AAAGGCAGCGTCACAATCCATATTAAAATTTTTCCACGATGGTGCAATATCGCAATCCATGTGTATACAAACTTTTACAACTTCTCTACAAATATAATCTCTATACTTCTTTAATACTGATCCCCAATTCCCTGAAAATACTATAAACGTATTAATTTTTCTGTTTTTCCATACTTGTAATAAATTATTTACCTTTTCATCATCGAAGTTGACTATATTACCAGCAATATTCATACGTGATGAAATCTGGGCAATTCTAATATCCTTTTGGTACGCTAATCGGTTTTCAGTAATCCTTTTCATTTTATCTGTATGGAACAGATTCTCTACAACTTCAAAAGTTATATCTTTTACATCTCTACGTAATCGATTATATAAAATCATTGCTGGGATATAAGTTCCTAATCCAATCCCACTTGATAATATTGCAACTATATAAATCCCTCCTATCTGCTATTATACTAATTTGAAACCACTGTCTTTCATATATAATTTAAACTTATCATAAGTTTCGCAAATATGTTTAAATGAATCTGCACAAATAACACAGTACACCCTACCTCTATATTTACGACCTGCACTTTTGTTAATAAACATTGTCCTCTCAGAAAGAATAATTATTCCTCTATTATTCATCGGAGTGAACAGTAGTCCTATTCCATCCAATCCACTTAGTAAATTATCATAATCTATCTGCTCAAATCCCCCTATAAAATCAAATTGAGCCAACATTCCTTGAAGATAATATTTTTGTAAAAATATATCCACATAATGTTTTAAAAGACTCATTGATTTTCGTGCATTAATTTCTACAATTTCAACAATATTGCCATTTCTAAGTATCATAGAATCTATGCAAACGTCCCCTATATACCCATCAGAATACATTTGTTTTCCAATTTCTTCAATTTTTTTATAATACTGATTTCTGTCCAAGAGTTTTAATATATCACTCTCTATGGATACAGAACCGCCATAAGACAAGCCATTATTTAGCACTTTTTGTGTAGACATAATATCTATGGTACCAAATTTATCTATATAAAACTGGCAAGAAAAATCATAATATTTATCTAGTAATGGCTCCACTATAAGCTCTACAAGCTGCCCTTTTCTTTCTTTTGATCGAATCTGTTCTACAATTCTCTTTGAAATAGGTCCATATTCCACACAAATATTACCTTTACCTGAAACTCCATAATTTTCTTTTATTATACTTTTCAGGTTATTCTTATTATTTTCTAAAACAATTTTCTCTATTTCATCAGCAGAACTTGCATACTTCGCAATATTTTTACAATCTATCCTTTCACGCATAATTGAAGAATATTTTTTGGAATTCACTTCTTTAACCAGCTTATGTGATGAAAACTCTCCTTTACATAATAGTTTGCATTTTATATCATCAGCATATTCATTTATAACGAATGGATCTAAGTTAAGACCTTTAATTTCTTCTTTGCCATCATTATCTTCATATAAACATTTATAAGAAGATTTATCATAGTTAAAGCCATTATTAACTGAGCAATATAAATTATTAAATTTAAACCCAATATCATGTAAATAATCTCTATGAGTAGCATTCATTTTAAATCTAGTGAACAAATAGCTATTAATGTTACTATCATTACAAGAAAATATAGCCTGTAATTCATCCATTGCAAGGACTATATTTTTGCTTTCAGTACTTGATATATTTGGCAATCTGACTATTCTATCATCCTGCCAAAACCTTTCTCCTTCAAAATCTCCAACTATAAGCTTATCCATCTTTAATCTCTCACATTTCTAATCTTTTTTTATCTGGATTTCAATAAATTCACAAAAAGCTTCAATTTTCTCTAGTAATTTATAATCAAAACTGTCAAAGTCAATTTCAATATTATATTCATCTTCAACTAATAAAATAAAATTTATTAATTGTAATGAATCTAGTCCCGCATCATTAATGAGACTTGAATCCCTGTTTAATTCATTTTTGTCAATTTTACCTTCTTTAACCTGCCAAACTAAATCAATAATTTTACTAACAATAGTTTCCATTTATTAATCCTCCATAAATTATAATATTTTAATTTTATATATTTCTTTATAATTAAGCTTGTATCAATCCTTTATCATGTACTTGCACTCACATATTTTTTCACAGCAATTTCCCAAACAAACTTTATCATAGTGAAGAATATAATAGGTCCAATAATTCCCCATATTAATTCGTATATAGCCAACTCGCCTGTTACAAACAAAGTTCCATAATTTGCCATTGGAAATATTGGATAAATATAAGTTCCTATTCTCTGAATAAGCTTACCATAAACTGCTTTTGGCATCTTATTCATATCATGTATAGCATAGCCTATATTGTATACACCTGATGCTTTAACTGTCCAAAAAGATAAAATTGCAGGCACCAGCTGTAACACATATACCCAAATCACTCCCAGCAACATAAATATTATAAATCCTATAATATTTGCAAACGATATTGCTACACCCATTTTTTGCCATCCTATAACAATAAGTACAATACCTGTAATAAAATCTGCAATAGGATATCCGAATTCCACGTATCTAAGTGTTACTATAAATTGTAGTGAAATAGGCTTTGTAATAAATAAATCTAGCTGTCCCGTTCGCAAGTATTCTGGGATATTATAAAAGTTTGTAAAGAACATACTCATATATATACCCGTAATAACTAAATATGTTCCTACAAATAAAAACAAACTTTCTTTCCCTATGCCCCCTATAGAAATATCTGAAGTATATAATACCAGCAAATATAACAAATGAGAACAAATCCAGCCACATTCTGCTAATATGGAAAATAAAAAATTAATCCTATACTCCATCTGTGCCTGTAAGCAATTCCTTAAAAATACAAAATATAATCGAAAATACATTCTAACATTTTTTAACATATTATTTTTTTCCTCTAACTCCTGTTAAAAATTGTCTTTACATACTACTATAACCTCAATCTCAGCCTCCTACTGCTGTATATCTTTTTAATCCTACATTCCAAGTTGCACTGCATATTATAAAAAATATGCCTATCCATAATACTTGTACCAAAACTCCTCTTCCCAGACTATCTATTGTTACAGTTCCATTTAGAGTATTGGTTAGAAAATATGTTGTATAAGTAAATGGTAGAATTTCAAATAAAGAACTAGTTTTTTCTCCAAATATACTTAACGGAAAAATAGCTCCACTTACTATTGCAACCAATATATCTATAATGCCATATAGCCTCCCCACTTCTACTATCCAGAATGCTAACATACTTACACTCAAAAATATCAAAAAATTCAGTATGAAAGCTGGAATTAAAACTATTAAAAAAGCTATGATTGCAAAAGGTTGTATAATTAATCCTAAATTAGGGGCTACTCCAACTATAAATATAATTAAAACTACAAATACTACTATAAGTTCTAATATTTTTTCACCAAATGAACGCATTATCTGATAAATTATATATTTTACAGGTTGTACCAAAAAATTATTTAACGTTCCATTTTTTATATCCTGGGATATTTGGTGATGGCAATCTGTGCCAATCAATTTAGATATAAAGCCAGCACACAATGTGTAAATAAGGGCTTCCGCATAAGTTAACCCAAACATCCTATCCCCCTGTCCCTTACCTGCGAACACTGCTGACCAAACAAAATACTGCATCATTATAGGAAAGACTATACTAATTAAATTTATTAAATAATTCCCCCTATATTCGAGTGCATTTTCAAATCCTAGTATAAAAATAGAACGATATTTTTTTATAGTATTTTTATACATCTCATACCTCAATTTGCTTTATATTTTTATTGTCTTTCATAAATCCTTTCTAACCCTTCTTCAAGCGGAATATCAGATAAGCCAAAATCTTTGATAGGCATGGTGTCTGTAACTTTCTGCAACAATCTTTTAACATCATCTTTATTAACTTCTATTTCAGCTTCACATTCATCATATTTTCTAATAATTCCAAATTGTTCAAGTATTTCTTTATCTACAGCACTTGAGAACTTAAGGGTTATTATTTTTTTGTCATAATATATTGAATTTATATCCTCACTTTTCCCGTCATATACTACTTCTCCTTCATTTATTACTATTATTCTCGAACACAAGTCTTCAATATCTTTCATATAATGGCTTGTTAATAATATAGTTGCCTGATACTCTTGATTATAATATCTCAAAAAATTTCTTATTTTTTTTTGAGATATCATATCAAGCC
It contains:
- a CDS encoding acyl carrier protein, coding for METIVSKIIDLVWQVKEGKIDKNELNRDSSLINDAGLDSLQLINFILLVEDEYNIEIDFDSFDYKLLEKIEAFCEFIEIQIKKD
- a CDS encoding ABC transporter permease, translated to MYKNTIKKYRSIFILGFENALEYRGNYLINLISIVFPIMMQYFVWSAVFAGKGQGDRMFGLTYAEALIYTLCAGFISKLIGTDCHHQISQDIKNGTLNNFLVQPVKYIIYQIMRSFGEKILELIVVFVVLIIFIVGVAPNLGLIIQPFAIIAFLIVLIPAFILNFLIFLSVSMLAFWIVEVGRLYGIIDILVAIVSGAIFPLSIFGEKTSSLFEILPFTYTTYFLTNTLNGTVTIDSLGRGVLVQVLWIGIFFIICSATWNVGLKRYTAVGG
- a CDS encoding ABC transporter permease, producing the protein MLKNVRMYFRLYFVFLRNCLQAQMEYRINFLFSILAECGWICSHLLYLLVLYTSDISIGGIGKESLFLFVGTYLVITGIYMSMFFTNFYNIPEYLRTGQLDLFITKPISLQFIVTLRYVEFGYPIADFITGIVLIVIGWQKMGVAISFANIIGFIIFMLLGVIWVYVLQLVPAILSFWTVKASGVYNIGYAIHDMNKMPKAVYGKLIQRIGTYIYPIFPMANYGTLFVTGELAIYELIWGIIGPIIFFTMIKFVWEIAVKKYVSAST